Below is a genomic region from Bos javanicus breed banteng chromosome 13, ARS-OSU_banteng_1.0, whole genome shotgun sequence.
TGCCATGCAGGAGAGCATCAGCAGCGGGAGACCCAACGACTTCATGACGCTGACCCCGGACATGTCAAGGTGAGCCTGGCAGAAGACCCAGCACTTGGGCCAGGTTCTGCAGGGGCTCAAGAAGGGTTTCAGGGTGGGGAGTTGGGAGACCACGTGACCTTCTCTCAGTGCACCATCTGGTTCTGCCTCCTCTCCGTCTTCAGCCACCACTCCTGGGCTGGGCATTGATGTCTCAAGAAGCACTTGCCTCCTCTTATACTTTATATACTCCTCTCATTGTAGAAATGGATTCTTTGTActttactaatttttattttagcagtttgaaaaacacagaaaagtatGAAGAAGAGTAATGAGGTATTGTCAGTTGATTATCCATTACCTAGATATAGGTAGATACTAgggctttttatcttttataaaaaagAGCTGTAAActcccaaattttaaaaattgtaatccTATGATAAActctaatgaaaaagaatattttttaaatgttttttaaatgtatgtataactgaatcactttgctttatagtgatttacaacattgtaaatcaactacgaagtgaagtgaagtgaaagttgctcagtcatgtccgactctttgcgatatagtccatggaattctccaggccagaatactggagtgggtagcctttcccttctccaggggatcttcccaacccagggatcaaatccaggtctcccacattgtaggcagattctttaccagctgagccacaagggattttaaataaaacttatttcATTAATCCCCAAAATACTTGCACCTGTTTACAAGTATTTTACTGACAAAAATCAGGTCCTAGTTTCATGGTGAGAGAATTTGATGGAAAAAAAGGAATTGCAGAAATAATGATTGAAATAgggatctccctggtggtccagtggctgagactccatgctcccaatgcagggggacccatcttcaattcctggtcagggaactacatttcacatgctgaaactaaagatcttgcatgctgcaagaAACAGGATCTCTAAACCAGGAGAAAGTAAAATACCACTTTGATGGTGAAGGGAAATCCCCAGGGGCGCTCCATAGTGGGGAGCCTGGAGCCCCACTCCTGAAGGATGTTTACCCAAGCCCCTGGCCCATTGTCCCTTTTCATTGTTCTGAGCTCTAAAGCTCAGTGTGCTAAGTCgcctcggtcgtgtccgactcttcgcagccctacggactacagcctgccaagcttctctgtccatgggattctccaggcaaggttgctacagttggttgccatttccttctccggggatcttcctgactgaggggttgaacccaggtctcttgcattgcaggtggatcctttaccgtctgaaccaccagggaagcccaacaacagAGGTTATCAAGGGTGCTTGCTCCCAGGGCGAGAGTGATATGGAGGCCAGCATCTTAGGTCTTACTTCAGGAGTCTGGTTTTTCATAAATAGGCAGGTAAGAGACTGTCATGTGTTCACCAAATCCATTTTCCTGTTCTTATTGAGCATAGAGCTAGACTATAATTCTTAGTCTTTTTTGCCAATAGGTGGGACCACATAATGGCAAATAGAATATTGGAGAGAAATAATAAACTTCATTTCTAGGCCTGGCCCTTAAAAGTTAAGGGCCTCCATCCTAGCTTTCTTTTCCCATCTGCTGGCTGGATGCAGAAGCAGCCATAGGAGATGATGGATCTATAGATGGGAGGAGCCAGGACCCTTGAATCTTGACAtggatcattcattgatcacccTGATGTATTATGAATAAGGATAAACTTTACTGTGTTGACCACATacgttttttaaattattttttaacttatttatttgtttatttatttctgactgagctgggtcttcgttgctgcagaTGTGGGCTACTGTCTAGTTGCGCTGTGAGGGCTGCTCTTTGTGGTGGTtcctcttgttgcaaagcacacaCTCTAAGGCctgcgggcttcaggagttgcagcacgtgagatcTAGAGCACGTGGCCCCCCAAGATTTTTATAAACTCTGTATTTTTGCTACAACCATGACCATGCCAGACTAATACATGGGTCTAATTGAAAGGCAGAGTTGAGTGCCTGTGCCCATGATGGGATGGGAACACCTCTGGGAGCTGTTGAGGGttataatgaaagaaaggaagtcaCAGGGATAAAGTACCAACAAACACAGAATGCTCAAGTTGGTGCATCAGTTTATTTGGCAAAGACGTGAGCCTTCTCAAGATTGAAAGGTCAAGGAAGAACAGAAATCCTCAGCTGGAGCGAGTGGGTATCCCAACAGAGAACCAGGCAGCCCTCTTCTTGGCCACATAGCCTCCAGCCCACACTAGTTGGGAGGAGGTCAGCTAGAAACTAGGACTTTTACTTGAATTTAAAAGGTTCCCTGGAAGAGAAAAGTTAAGTGGTTAAAAGTCACAGAACTCTGGGGGACATCCATTCCCAAACTTAACTCCTCCCTTGGTCCCAGTTAAGCaccaggtgcttccctggtggctcagaggttaaagtgtctgcccgcaatgcgggagacctgggttcgatccctgggtcgggaagatcccctggagaaggaaatggcaacctactccagtattcttgcctggagaatcccatggacggaggagactggtgggctacagtccatggggtcacaaagagttggacatgactaagcgacttaaCTGACTTTCTAGTCCCAGTTAATGGAAACAGGAAGTCTTCCTAGAAGATCAGGAGTTACCTGCTTGTTAATCAATTTCTCTCAAGAGATTTGCCAGTTGAGCAGACAAGTAAAGACCTGGTCTCCTTGGGCCTGGCTAAGAAAAGGGGCCAGTGGAGAGGCCAGATTGAGGCAATAATAGGAACCTTGGACAAGGGAAGGATGAACAAATTGATGGGTGATGTTGCGGGGAAttgaatgagagtgaaaaaatacGTGGAGGGCCCCCATGCTGGTATCTTGTTTACTTCGCAGTGAGTGGCAGCCTaggtgtgggggcaggaggacgtTGCCTTATGCCGCTTGTTTCTTTGACCAGGGTTTGGGTGATGATGTCTTCTGTCCCAGGTCACACCTTCTGAACAAGGGCAAGGAGCAGGAAGGAAGCATCTGCAGGCCAACCTTCCCACCCCAATCAACTCACTCATTGTTCAGGCAGATGTTTCCACAGTAGGTCCAGCAGCATGTGTGATTTGGAAAGGAACATTCCCTTAATTTAGTGCATCTTTTTACACAATACCTTAATGATGGAGGCTGTACCCAGCATTGATCAATGTCTCTTATTTCATCTGGAATCAAGAGCATAGAAGTTGGCAGTGTCTATCCACCCAGCACTTGGACAAGAAATCTTTTCTCAAGTTGAAAAATCCCTGAGCTGTAAGTCACAggatatttttctgcctttgaagAGAATCCCTCTGTGAACCCTAGGCAGTGGCTTTTTACAGAAGACCATCCTTATATGGCATGACTTCCCTCTTACCACATGTTCCCACGGCATTGCAGGGCTGCAGGTTCTGTCCAGGTTGCCTAAAGATGGGGCCTCGGACAACCCcaacacagatgacaccacctcaCCAAGTCCGTTCCCACATAACTTTAGATTGCAAGGTCTGCAATGGTCTCTAGCTCCAATTTCCATACCCAATTTTCAGATTGGAAAACTGTGGGCTCAGAGGGAAACTCTGTGTTGGTCTTTCCTCCACCCAAGGTGGTCTGCCATTGGCCACTATTGTATGCTGCTAGGTTATGGAATGTGGGCAAAAGCTACATTCCCTTTCCATGTACCCACTACGGCTTTCAGAGCTGGGAAAGGAAGCTTAAGGAGATGCCAGTTTGGGAACAGCCAACCTAATCTTTCTTGGACATCTCTTGCTTGAAGGAGGACTCTGTTCATTTAAAGGGTGATCCTAGAAATGTGGGCCCTGAATCAGTTATACAAGACACCCCAGGCCTGGACAAAGCaccctcctccctgtcctccctgGCCATACCACCTACAGAGAAGTTTGTTCTTGATGCCTCCCAGCACAGGCAGAAACATCACAAGCTCATGGGTGAGAAGCATGAGTAGAAGAATCCAGGGCTTCATGGTCGTTTCTACGTGTGTGTGGATTAGGTTTTGGCAGAAAGCAGGTCTTTTCCCGATGCTACTAGAGATAGGAATTAAGGGGACAGggtaggaaagaaagagaaaatgcctGTGAATATTGTGTTGTTCTTCTCCTACTTTTCCTTTCCGCCCCCTGGCCCCAGCAACACAGCAAACTAGCCAGTGGCTTCCCTGGACTTCTTCCCCATTCACATTAGGTACCCCTTCCTTtatgaaattacttttttttttaatgcattgtttTTTTCTGATCAAAAAGCAATTTATCTTCAGGTTGTattgttaaaaaaatacaaacaggagagcttccctggtggctcagtggtaaacaatccacctaccaatgcggGAGAgacgagtttgatctctggtctgggaagaccccacgtgccacggagcaactaagcatgtatgccacaactattgaacttgtgctctggagcccgggcgctgaaactactgagcccacgtgctgccactactgaagcccgaacactctagagcctgtgctcagcagcaagagaagcgGCTGGAACGAGAAGCTCGTGCACTAcaaacagagagtagcccccactcaccgaaacaagagaaaagcctgcacagcaacgaagacccagcacagctatttaaaaaaaaaaaaaaaagaagaagaagaaatgggtAAGCATTATCCATTATTCCACTACCCAGAGATAACTGTATAATGTCTATGCTTTTATGTTGCGGtcattattttatgaaattgGAAAAATAGACTACTTGAAATAATCTGATCTGTTAAGAACACAGGTAACAGGATGATATAGTGGAAGTTTTAGTTGAGACCTTAAGACAGAGTGGATGAGATAGATGACTCAGCAGGACTTGAGAAAAGTTGCTGGCCAAACTTAGAAGCAAGACTttcacacaacattgtgaagcaactatactccaataaaaattaataaaactgtaaaaaactggggaaaaaaatttcaTCTGCAAAGATGATCCAAAGTTGAAGGCGTTATGAGAGAAGATGCTGCAGGAGACCTCATTGGTCAGAAGCTTTGCCCAGAGAAGTAGACATGCTGTCTTCCAATTCCAAGTTGGGAGCATGAGCTCTGTGGCTGCTACTCAGAGTCTCCAGTATGTCCCCAAAAGTTTACAGAGACACTGTAGACTTGTGTTCCAGTCATGACTGAAAACTCTAAAGGGTGAGGAATGTGTCTAAAGCGACCTGTAGTAGCAGAGAAGAGGGCTACAGTTTGAGAAGTATCTAATTGTAAATGGCCTGATGCCATTTTGTGTCTCCAATGAATTCTTGAAATCACCCATAAAAGAGGACCAAAAGCCCAGTGCCAGCCAGTGATCACGCCTATTGTGTAAGAACTTTCCCATCTCTCTTAGTGGTCCTTCCTCCCTCTACTACCCAGGGGCCAGAAACTTTTTTAA
It encodes:
- the WFDC9 gene encoding protein WFDC9 isoform X5 — encoded protein: MALAKSPPQNLHPIPENSTKTTTPAPSRPSTDSPSRKKPDKKTACYCRHYTQMPSELCWVFVAVQAFLLFRIGKRPAFCQNLIHTHVETTMKPWILLLMLLTHELVMFLPVLGGIKNKLLYEIRDIDQCWVQPPSLRYCVKRCTKLRECSFPNHTCCWTYCGNICLNNEEPFKFK
- the WFDC9 gene encoding protein WFDC9 isoform X3, whose protein sequence is MWSPGRPRCLDFLDFLDSLHNPATGLRLPYLSWPWPSHLHRTCTRSLRTPQRPQPLPPPAPPPTLPVGRSQIKKQPVTADTTLRCLQSSIGKRPAFCQNLIHTHVETTMKPWILLLMLLTHELVMFLPVLGGIKNKLLYEIRDIDQCWVQPPSLRYCVKRCTKLRECSFPNHTCCWTYCGNICLNNEEPFKFK
- the WFDC9 gene encoding protein WFDC9 isoform X4, with amino-acid sequence MALAKSPPQNLHPIPENSTKTTTPAPSRPSTDSPSRKKPDKKTACYCRHYTQMPSELCWVFVAVQAFLLFRSIGKRPAFCQNLIHTHVETTMKPWILLLMLLTHELVMFLPVLGGIKNKLLYEIRDIDQCWVQPPSLRYCVKRCTKLRECSFPNHTCCWTYCGNICLNNEEPFKFK